The Streptomyces camelliae genome window below encodes:
- a CDS encoding serine/threonine-protein kinase codes for MSTLIGQGGMGQVWTAYDRRLDRRVAVKLLRPDKVAGHEADELRRRFLRECRVTAQVDHPGLVTVHDAGSEGEELFLVMQYVDGADLSDHLAEHDPYPWQWAVAVAAQLCAVLSAVHAVPIVHRDLKPRNVMVKQDGTVTVLDLGVASVMDTDTTRLTHTGSPIGSPAYMAPEQAMGGAVGPYTDLYALGVLLHELLSGDVPFAGSTALGVLHRHLYEPPQPVRRIRPEVPEALETLVLRLLAKDPQHRPASAQEVYEDLAQLLPARGTPTGAPLDPTRPFLRPHAPWPDRARTPAPRPAPVAPAPPAAGKPDVAAAVDEVKRLLGEGRITQAVDILGAILPAAAEQHGEHSPVVRTLRKQYAATLMDDGQYRRALPELRRLAAERAAEAGQADPQSLRYRYEAAQCLEQLGDPAAALAEYRALLPYYENQYVSGDPQLAHEVRRRIGHLLLALGDRPAAHDTLARLLMDVERLHGPGHPMALEIRRTLQWLGQVRG; via the coding sequence CTGTCCACGCTCATCGGGCAGGGCGGCATGGGCCAGGTGTGGACGGCGTACGACCGGCGGCTGGACCGGCGCGTGGCGGTGAAGCTGCTGCGCCCCGACAAGGTGGCGGGCCACGAAGCGGACGAGCTGCGCCGCCGGTTCCTGCGCGAGTGCCGGGTGACCGCACAGGTCGATCACCCCGGTCTGGTCACCGTGCACGACGCGGGCAGCGAGGGCGAGGAGCTGTTCCTCGTCATGCAGTACGTCGACGGCGCCGACCTGTCCGACCATCTCGCCGAGCACGACCCGTACCCGTGGCAGTGGGCGGTCGCGGTGGCCGCGCAACTGTGCGCCGTGCTGAGCGCCGTGCACGCCGTGCCGATCGTCCACCGCGACCTCAAGCCGCGCAACGTGATGGTGAAGCAGGACGGCACGGTCACCGTGCTCGACCTGGGCGTGGCCTCGGTCATGGACACCGACACCACCCGCCTGACCCACACCGGCTCCCCCATCGGCTCGCCCGCCTACATGGCGCCGGAGCAGGCGATGGGCGGCGCGGTCGGCCCGTACACCGACCTGTACGCGCTCGGTGTGCTGCTGCACGAACTGCTCAGCGGCGACGTCCCGTTCGCCGGCTCCACGGCGCTCGGCGTGCTGCACCGGCACCTGTACGAGCCCCCGCAGCCCGTGCGCCGTATCCGCCCCGAGGTCCCCGAGGCGCTGGAGACGCTCGTCCTGCGGCTGCTCGCCAAGGACCCGCAGCACCGGCCGGCCTCCGCGCAGGAGGTGTACGAGGACCTGGCGCAGCTCCTGCCCGCGCGCGGGACGCCCACCGGGGCGCCCCTGGACCCCACACGCCCCTTCCTGCGCCCGCACGCCCCTTGGCCGGACCGCGCGCGGACCCCCGCGCCCCGGCCCGCCCCCGTCGCACCCGCGCCGCCTGCGGCCGGGAAGCCCGACGTCGCCGCGGCCGTGGACGAGGTCAAGCGGCTGCTGGGGGAGGGGCGCATCACCCAGGCCGTGGACATCCTGGGCGCGATCCTGCCCGCCGCCGCCGAACAGCACGGCGAGCACTCCCCGGTCGTACGCACCCTGCGCAAGCAGTACGCGGCCACGCTCATGGACGACGGCCAGTACCGGCGCGCGCTGCCCGAACTGCGCCGGCTCGCCGCCGAACGCGCCGCCGAGGCCGGCCAGGCCGACCCGCAGTCCCTGCGCTACCGCTACGAGGCCGCGCAGTGCCTGGAGCAGTTGGGCGATCCGGCGGCGGCGCTCGCCGAGTACCGCGCGCTGCTGCCGTACTACGAGAACCAGTACGTCTCCGGCGACCCGCAGCTCGCCCACGAGGTCCGCCGGCGCATCGGCCATCTCCTGCTCGCCCTCGGCGACCGGCCGGCCGCCCACGACACGCTCGCGCGGCTGCTGATGGACGTCGAGCGGCTGCACGGCCCCGGCCATCCGATGGCCCTGGAGATCCGGCGCACGCTCCAGTGGCTGGGCCAGGTGCGCGGCTGA
- a CDS encoding HNH endonuclease family protein: MTRLRGGAITAMVLLAAVTGCSKDKTTGASGPEQSGGGGAVMAAVDSLTVKGRAPQTGYSRARFGTAWADTDSNSCDTRDDILKRDLKDVKFTGGTCRVTYGLLEPDPYSGKEITYRRGASQVDIDHVVPLSDAWQKGAKYWDAGKRIALANDPLNLIAVDASTNRGKGDGDAATWLPPNGAYRCTYVATQVAVKKKYGLWVTAAEKAAMKKVLAGCPNQKLPAGGNPTEAPQRFKAR; the protein is encoded by the coding sequence GTGACGCGTCTGAGGGGCGGGGCGATCACCGCGATGGTGCTGCTGGCGGCCGTGACCGGCTGCAGCAAGGACAAGACCACAGGGGCCTCCGGGCCCGAGCAGTCCGGCGGCGGGGGCGCGGTCATGGCCGCCGTCGACTCGCTGACCGTCAAGGGGCGGGCCCCGCAGACCGGTTACTCCCGTGCCCGGTTCGGCACGGCCTGGGCGGACACCGACTCCAACTCCTGCGACACCCGCGACGACATACTCAAGCGCGATCTGAAGGACGTGAAGTTCACCGGCGGCACCTGCCGGGTCACCTACGGCCTGCTCGAACCCGACCCCTACTCCGGCAAGGAGATCACCTACCGGCGCGGCGCCAGCCAGGTCGACATCGACCACGTCGTCCCGCTCTCCGACGCCTGGCAGAAGGGCGCCAAGTACTGGGACGCCGGCAAGCGCATAGCGCTGGCCAACGACCCCCTCAACCTCATCGCGGTCGACGCGAGCACCAACCGCGGCAAGGGCGACGGCGACGCGGCCACCTGGCTCCCGCCGAACGGGGCGTACCGCTGCACCTATGTCGCCACCCAGGTCGCCGTGAAGAAGAAGTACGGCCTGTGGGTCACCGCAGCCGAGAAGGCCGCGATGAAGAAGGTCCTCGCCGGCTGCCCGAACCAGAAGCTCCCCGCCGGCGGCAACCCGACCGAGGCACCGCAGCGCTTCAAGGCGCGGTGA
- a CDS encoding N-6 DNA methylase: MQENATEVTAAGIARLAGVGRAAVSNWRRRHADFPKPVGGTETSPSFALAEVEAWLRKQGKLAEVPLRERVWQQLVGHPEGPLTALVHTGCALLLIHERPTVWLDASAGSDARLAAVLTGALEQVLTSRFGGAPEWGAHEGGRGGTGASAATAVNSVGAGSGVNTSGDAPGVNTSWEARDADTAPAASGVNAPSAAPAADAATTGRGANVATTGPGAHAAAVPDGVNPALTQPAVNPSRAGQPVNTPPTVHSAPAPQAPHATPTPSPTPTPASAHPTPAPTHPTPALHPPTGPQLLSSVPLLRGAAELAAEVGARQAFEFLVGRHLDANPRQYTLTPADLAGLMADLAGPARTVLDPACGTGALLRAVDARPDQELYAQDGVPELAALTALRLALHSRAGVRGAAGDTLRADAYPELRADAVLCHPPFNERNWGHDELAYDPRWEYGFPARTESELAWVQHALARLADGGAAVLLMPPAAASRRSGRRIRADLLRRGALRAVVALPVGAAPPYNIPLHVWVLRRPERTPAAPEVLLVDTGRFASEGRGGPDWAAVREAVLDAWRDFERAGRLAERPGLARSVPVIELLDDDVDLAPARHLPPAAVADGAEQLTAVRERLGATLRLTADLTPPPAAAASGARWPLTTVGELARGGALVMRTGGNGGHARVPVLTDHDVLAGTAPSGALPESEEEAVLTEPGDVVVPVLGGGSVARVIDKTTEGAALGRNLVLLRPDRTALDPWFLAGFLRGTANNRQASSYASTATRLDVRRLQLPRLPLDEQRRYGARFRALDEFERALRHASRLGEHLVRGMYDGLTDGTVAPD; encoded by the coding sequence GTGCAGGAGAACGCGACAGAGGTGACCGCGGCCGGTATCGCCCGGCTCGCCGGAGTGGGCCGCGCCGCCGTCAGCAACTGGCGCCGTCGGCACGCCGATTTCCCCAAGCCGGTCGGCGGCACCGAGACCAGCCCGTCCTTCGCGCTCGCCGAGGTCGAGGCCTGGCTGCGCAAGCAGGGCAAACTCGCCGAGGTGCCCCTGCGGGAACGCGTCTGGCAACAACTCGTCGGCCACCCCGAGGGTCCGCTGACCGCCCTGGTGCACACCGGCTGCGCCCTGTTGCTGATCCACGAGCGCCCCACGGTCTGGCTCGACGCGAGCGCGGGCTCCGACGCCCGCCTGGCCGCAGTGCTGACCGGCGCACTGGAGCAGGTGCTGACCTCGCGCTTCGGTGGGGCGCCGGAGTGGGGAGCGCACGAGGGCGGGCGCGGGGGCACGGGCGCGAGCGCCGCGACGGCTGTGAACTCGGTGGGCGCCGGTTCGGGCGTGAACACCTCGGGTGACGCGCCGGGTGTGAACACCTCGTGGGAGGCGCGGGATGCGGACACTGCGCCGGCCGCCTCCGGCGTGAACGCGCCTTCCGCGGCGCCCGCTGCGGACGCGGCAACCACAGGCCGCGGTGCGAACGTGGCAACCACAGGCCCCGGTGCGCACGCGGCGGCCGTACCCGATGGTGTGAACCCCGCACTCACCCAGCCCGCTGTGAACCCTTCACGAGCGGGGCAGCCTGTGAACACCCCGCCGACGGTTCACAGCGCGCCGGCCCCGCAAGCCCCACACGCGACCCCCACCCCAAGCCCCACCCCCACCCCCGCCTCCGCGCACCCAACCCCCGCCCCCACGCACCCAACCCCCGCCCTGCACCCCCCCACCGGCCCCCAGCTCCTCTCCTCCGTCCCCCTCCTCCGGGGCGCCGCGGAGCTGGCCGCCGAGGTGGGGGCGCGGCAGGCCTTCGAGTTCCTGGTGGGGCGGCACCTGGACGCCAACCCCCGCCAGTACACGCTCACCCCGGCCGACCTGGCCGGACTCATGGCCGACCTCGCCGGTCCCGCCCGTACCGTCCTGGACCCGGCCTGCGGCACCGGTGCACTGCTGCGCGCCGTGGACGCCCGCCCCGACCAGGAGCTGTACGCCCAGGACGGCGTCCCCGAGCTGGCCGCGCTGACCGCCCTGAGGCTCGCGCTGCACTCCCGCGCCGGCGTGCGCGGTGCCGCCGGGGACACCCTGCGCGCCGACGCCTACCCGGAGCTGCGCGCCGACGCGGTGCTGTGCCACCCGCCGTTCAACGAGCGGAACTGGGGTCACGACGAGCTCGCCTACGACCCCCGCTGGGAGTACGGCTTCCCGGCCCGCACCGAGTCCGAACTGGCCTGGGTGCAGCACGCGCTGGCCCGGCTGGCCGACGGTGGCGCGGCCGTGCTGCTGATGCCGCCGGCCGCCGCGTCCCGCCGCTCCGGGCGCCGGATCCGCGCCGACCTGCTGCGCCGCGGGGCGCTCAGGGCCGTGGTCGCGCTGCCGGTCGGAGCGGCGCCGCCGTACAACATCCCGCTGCACGTGTGGGTGCTGCGCCGGCCCGAGCGGACGCCCGCGGCGCCCGAGGTGCTGCTCGTGGACACGGGCAGGTTCGCGAGCGAGGGGCGCGGCGGTCCGGACTGGGCGGCGGTGCGCGAGGCCGTCCTGGACGCCTGGCGGGACTTCGAGCGCGCCGGGCGGCTGGCGGAGCGGCCGGGGCTCGCGCGGTCCGTGCCGGTCATCGAACTCCTCGACGACGACGTCGACCTCGCACCCGCCCGCCATCTGCCGCCGGCCGCAGTGGCCGACGGCGCGGAGCAGCTCACGGCGGTCCGCGAGCGCCTCGGCGCGACCCTGCGCCTGACCGCCGACCTCACGCCGCCCCCGGCCGCCGCCGCGTCGGGCGCGCGCTGGCCGCTCACCACCGTCGGTGAACTCGCGCGTGGGGGCGCGCTGGTGATGCGCACGGGCGGAAACGGCGGCCACGCGCGCGTGCCCGTGCTCACCGACCACGACGTCCTCGCCGGAACGGCACCCTCCGGGGCGCTTCCGGAGAGCGAGGAGGAGGCCGTGCTGACCGAGCCGGGCGATGTCGTCGTACCGGTGCTCGGCGGGGGCTCGGTGGCGCGCGTGATCGACAAGACGACGGAGGGCGCCGCCCTGGGGCGCAACCTCGTGCTTCTGCGCCCCGATCGCACGGCGCTCGACCCATGGTTCCTCGCCGGCTTCCTGCGCGGTACCGCCAACAATCGGCAGGCCAGCAGCTACGCCTCCACCGCGACCCGGCTGGACGTGCGCCGTCTGCAACTGCCCCGGCTCCCGTTGGACGAACAACGGCGCTACGGCGCCCGCTTCCGCGCACTCGACGAGTTCGAGCGGGCGCTGCGCCATGCGAGCCGGCTCGGGGAGCACCTCGTGCGCGGGATGTACGACGGGCTGACGGACGGGACGGTGGCACCGGACTGA
- a CDS encoding SurA N-terminal domain-containing protein, with protein sequence MHRRRRTALVLTAAIAAAAPLLTACGNDAHPGAAAVVGGQRITVGQLESRVNEVRRAQRAAVPDEAQYQQVLASTSSLTRDTLHNMVLDQVLQRAAQDESISVTRNEVEQMRAGLEQQAGGAKALETAWLQKYGIAPARLDDNLRLQLEAQKLAAKLGTDTSQPAFWKALSTASQELHIDLNPRYGTWDVQKSSRVDAKTPWVREVTTSAAGGAPAIA encoded by the coding sequence TTGCACCGCCGCCGTCGCACCGCGCTCGTCCTCACCGCCGCGATCGCCGCCGCGGCACCCCTCCTGACCGCCTGCGGAAACGATGCACATCCGGGCGCCGCGGCCGTCGTCGGCGGGCAGCGGATCACCGTCGGCCAGCTGGAGAGCCGGGTCAACGAGGTTCGCAGGGCACAGCGGGCCGCGGTGCCGGACGAGGCCCAGTACCAGCAGGTCCTCGCCTCCACCAGCAGCCTCACCCGCGACACCCTGCACAACATGGTCCTCGACCAGGTGCTGCAGCGGGCGGCGCAGGACGAGAGCATCTCGGTGACCCGCAACGAGGTCGAGCAGATGCGGGCCGGCCTGGAACAGCAGGCGGGGGGCGCCAAGGCCCTGGAGACGGCCTGGCTCCAGAAGTACGGCATCGCCCCGGCCCGCCTCGACGACAACCTCCGGCTCCAGCTGGAGGCGCAGAAGCTGGCGGCGAAGCTCGGCACCGACACCAGCCAGCCCGCGTTCTGGAAGGCGCTGTCCACGGCCTCCCAGGAACTCCACATCGACCTCAACCCGCGCTACGGCACCTGGGACGTGCAGAAGAGCAGCCGGGTGGACGCGAAGACACCGTGGGTGCGGGAGGTCACGACCAGCGCGGCGGGCGGAGCGCCGGCGATCGCGTAG
- a CDS encoding N-acetyltransferase, whose amino-acid sequence MNVQVSSIAERPDRLRAVFEMADTWPEFVTNDPVGGACYGRIPAELPEYVLFAEDQHGEIVAHAFSVPFALDADGRGALPARGWDEVLLWAFADLRRGTRPDTVSAISVTIAPHAQGRGLSAVMLAAMRDNARAHGFREVVAPVRPSAKHREPRTPITEYAHRVRPDGLPEDPWLRVHARAGARIDSIAPASMTVGAPLADWRRWTGLPFDTTGDVEVPGALVPVRCEAERGYGVYVEPNVWMRHAL is encoded by the coding sequence ATGAACGTCCAGGTGAGCAGCATCGCCGAGCGGCCCGACCGGCTGCGCGCGGTGTTCGAGATGGCCGACACATGGCCCGAGTTCGTGACCAACGACCCCGTGGGCGGCGCGTGCTACGGCCGTATCCCCGCCGAACTGCCCGAGTACGTGCTGTTCGCCGAGGACCAGCACGGCGAGATCGTCGCCCACGCCTTCAGCGTGCCCTTCGCTCTCGACGCCGACGGCCGGGGCGCGCTGCCTGCGCGCGGCTGGGACGAGGTCCTGCTCTGGGCCTTCGCCGACCTGCGCCGCGGCACCCGCCCGGACACGGTCAGCGCCATCTCCGTCACCATCGCCCCGCACGCCCAGGGTCGCGGCCTGTCCGCCGTCATGCTCGCGGCGATGCGGGACAACGCGCGCGCCCACGGCTTCCGCGAGGTCGTCGCCCCCGTCCGCCCCAGCGCAAAGCACCGCGAACCGCGCACTCCGATCACCGAGTACGCCCACCGTGTGCGGCCCGACGGGCTGCCGGAGGACCCGTGGCTGCGCGTCCACGCGCGCGCGGGCGCGCGCATCGACTCGATCGCCCCCGCCTCCATGACGGTGGGCGCCCCGCTGGCGGACTGGCGCCGCTGGACGGGGCTGCCGTTCGACACCACGGGGGACGTCGAGGTGCCCGGCGCCCTGGTACCGGTGCGCTGCGAGGCGGAGCGCGGGTACGGCGTGTACGTCGAGCCGAACGTGTGGATGCGGCACGCGCTCTGA
- a CDS encoding MerR family transcriptional regulator, translating into MRIGELAAATGASPRALRHYEQAGLIASERAANGYRAYDAGTAVRVRNIRRLLAAGLTLDDVQVFLPCLDGDVTAAPASARGIRVARDRLAVLDARIAAQTAIRDRLATALRDAGDGTP; encoded by the coding sequence ATGAGGATCGGAGAGCTGGCGGCGGCGACCGGGGCGTCGCCGCGCGCCCTGCGCCACTACGAACAGGCCGGCCTGATCGCCTCCGAGCGGGCCGCCAACGGCTATCGCGCGTACGACGCCGGTACGGCCGTCCGCGTCCGCAACATCCGCCGGCTGCTGGCGGCCGGGCTCACCCTGGACGACGTACAGGTGTTCCTGCCCTGCCTGGACGGTGACGTCACCGCCGCTCCCGCCTCCGCCCGGGGGATACGGGTCGCCCGGGACCGGCTGGCGGTCCTCGACGCCCGCATAGCGGCCCAGACAGCGATACGCGACCGGCTCGCGACCGCCTTGCGGGACGCCGGCGACGGGACACCCTGA
- a CDS encoding SDR family NAD(P)-dependent oxidoreductase yields MNIDSAQQPRTVLVTGAGTGIGRATARAFAAEGARVVAVGRRAEPLAETADGHPGITPLPADLTAEDGPETVVRAALERYGRIDVLVNNAGVVTTDSLRTYTPTSVRPLLETNLLAPVLLTQAALPALEAARGVVVNVTTSVGQRAWPGNALYAAGKAALETLTRSWAVELAPLGIRVVAVAPGAIDTPIAEHTGHTPERREAIRAWQLAHTPLGRIGRPEEVAWAVTRLAAPQASFVTGVVLPVDGGAVVA; encoded by the coding sequence ATGAACATCGACAGCGCCCAGCAGCCCCGTACCGTCCTCGTCACCGGCGCCGGCACCGGCATCGGCCGGGCCACCGCGCGCGCGTTCGCCGCCGAGGGCGCCCGGGTCGTCGCCGTCGGCCGCCGCGCCGAGCCTTTGGCCGAGACCGCGGACGGGCACCCCGGCATCACCCCGCTGCCCGCCGACCTGACCGCGGAGGACGGCCCGGAGACCGTCGTACGGGCCGCACTGGAGCGGTACGGCCGGATCGACGTGCTGGTCAACAACGCGGGGGTGGTCACCACCGACTCCCTGCGCACCTACACCCCTACCTCGGTACGACCGCTGCTGGAGACCAACCTCCTGGCTCCGGTCCTGCTCACCCAGGCCGCGCTGCCGGCGCTGGAGGCCGCCCGCGGTGTGGTGGTGAACGTGACGACCTCGGTGGGCCAGCGCGCCTGGCCCGGCAACGCGCTGTACGCGGCGGGGAAGGCGGCACTGGAGACGCTAACCCGCAGCTGGGCGGTCGAACTGGCCCCGCTCGGTATCCGGGTCGTCGCCGTGGCTCCCGGCGCGATCGACACTCCGATCGCCGAGCACACCGGCCACACCCCGGAGCGGCGCGAGGCGATCCGCGCGTGGCAGCTCGCCCACACCCCGCTCGGCCGGATCGGCCGCCCCGAGGAGGTCGCCTGGGCGGTCACCCGGCTGGCCGCACCTCAGGCCTCGTTCGTCACGGGGGTCGTCCTGCCGGTGGACGGCGGGGCGGTGGTCGCCTGA
- a CDS encoding glycoside hydrolase domain-containing protein: MAGHRQSKKRRYITWAVAGAAVVTGAGIAAQTSMAATTWPAQKTFTGRAFDTCTAPSLSAMKAWHTGFYGAAAVYVGGKNRGCAQPNLTASWVKSVSSIGWKLIPIYVGAQPPCQSGSNPEKLTASTAASLGTQDAADAVAKASALGMKAGSPVYLDMEPYDITNKACNDAVLTYVRAFDKGLRAKTYRTGYYGFSSSSAKAIATATDKTDLPGNLWYALWDKQNTTTTDWPWGATQFTNHSRGHQYLVNSKETFGGVTLTVDRDAWDAPVAITG, from the coding sequence ATGGCCGGGCATCGGCAGTCGAAGAAGCGCAGATACATCACCTGGGCGGTGGCGGGTGCCGCCGTGGTCACCGGAGCCGGAATCGCCGCGCAGACCTCCATGGCCGCCACCACGTGGCCGGCGCAGAAGACGTTCACGGGGCGCGCGTTCGACACCTGCACCGCGCCCTCGCTGTCCGCGATGAAGGCCTGGCACACCGGCTTCTACGGAGCCGCCGCCGTCTACGTGGGCGGTAAGAACCGCGGCTGCGCCCAGCCCAACCTCACCGCCTCCTGGGTGAAGTCGGTCAGCTCGATCGGCTGGAAGCTCATCCCGATCTACGTCGGCGCACAGCCGCCCTGCCAGTCCGGCTCCAACCCGGAGAAGCTGACCGCGTCCACGGCCGCCTCCCTCGGCACCCAGGACGCCGCCGACGCCGTCGCCAAGGCCTCCGCGCTCGGCATGAAGGCGGGCAGCCCGGTCTACCTCGACATGGAGCCGTACGACATCACGAACAAGGCGTGCAACGACGCCGTGCTGACGTATGTGCGCGCCTTCGACAAGGGGCTGCGGGCGAAGACGTACCGCACCGGCTACTACGGCTTCAGCAGCTCCAGCGCCAAGGCCATCGCGACCGCCACGGACAAGACGGATCTGCCGGGCAACCTCTGGTACGCGCTGTGGGACAAGCAGAACACCACGACCACGGACTGGCCGTGGGGCGCGACCCAGTTCACCAACCACAGCCGCGGCCATCAGTACCTGGTCAACAGCAAGGAGACGTTCGGCGGCGTCACGCTCACCGTCGACCGGGACGCCTGGGACGCGCCGGTGGCCATCACCGGCTGA